In Pseudomonas fluorescens, one genomic interval encodes:
- a CDS encoding copper chaperone PCu(A)C: protein MHPVLNNIKRAVFALSLLGLAFQASAQTKVDDAWVRATVPTQSASGAFMTVTADSDSKLLSVASPVAKDVQIHEMSMKNDVMSMGPVKSVDLPAGKAVTFDPNGYHVMLMGLTGQLKEGESVPLTLTVENAKGEKETVEVKAEVRALTHMEGHDHSKMH, encoded by the coding sequence ATGCACCCCGTTTTGAACAACATCAAACGCGCCGTTTTCGCCCTGTCCCTGCTGGGCCTGGCGTTTCAAGCCTCGGCTCAGACCAAGGTCGATGATGCCTGGGTGCGTGCGACCGTGCCGACCCAATCGGCCAGCGGCGCGTTCATGACCGTCACCGCTGACAGCGACAGCAAACTGCTGAGCGTGGCCTCGCCAGTGGCCAAGGATGTGCAGATCCACGAAATGTCGATGAAGAACGACGTGATGAGCATGGGCCCGGTCAAATCGGTCGACCTGCCAGCCGGCAAAGCCGTCACCTTCGACCCGAACGGCTACCACGTGATGCTGATGGGCCTGACCGGCCAGCTCAAGGAAGGCGAAAGCGTACCGCTGACCCTGACCGTGGAAAACGCCAAGGGCGAGAAAGAAACCGTCGAAGTCAAAGCCGAAGTGCGTGCGCTGACGCACATGGAAGGTCACGATCACAGCAAGATGCATTGA
- a CDS encoding ABC transporter substrate-binding protein produces the protein MAIPSKRSALILLAASLAGSLLFSAGAQAEGKISIAQQFGIGYLILDVVRDQQLIEKHGKAQGLEIKVDWNSISGATAMNEALLTGALDVVSAGVPPMLTVWDRTRGKQNVKAIASLGSMPNYLLTNNPNIKTLKDFSDKDRIAVPAAGVGFQSRTLQIETAKEFGNDQYKKFDDISVSLPHPDATAALIAGGSEINSHFSSPPFQYQALQNPNVHKVLSSYDVLGGQATFNVLYTTEKFHDENPRTYKAFYDALAEAEKIIKADKPAAAQAYIRVEQSKLPLALVEQIVKDPEIDFTVVPQRTFIYAEKLQELGVLKNKADSWKDYFFEEAHGGAGS, from the coding sequence ATGGCCATACCGTCCAAACGTTCTGCGCTGATTCTGTTGGCCGCATCCCTGGCAGGCAGTCTGCTGTTCAGCGCCGGCGCCCAGGCCGAAGGCAAGATCAGCATCGCCCAGCAATTCGGCATCGGTTATTTGATTCTCGATGTGGTGCGTGATCAGCAGTTGATCGAAAAACACGGCAAGGCGCAGGGGCTGGAGATCAAGGTCGACTGGAACAGCATCTCCGGCGCCACCGCCATGAACGAAGCGCTGCTGACCGGCGCGCTGGACGTGGTTTCCGCCGGGGTGCCGCCGATGCTCACCGTGTGGGATCGCACCCGTGGCAAACAGAACGTCAAGGCGATTGCCTCGCTCGGCTCGATGCCCAATTACCTGCTGACCAACAACCCGAACATCAAGACCCTGAAGGATTTCAGCGACAAGGATCGCATCGCCGTGCCGGCGGCGGGCGTGGGGTTCCAGTCGCGGACCCTGCAGATCGAAACGGCCAAGGAATTCGGCAATGACCAGTACAAAAAATTTGACGACATCTCGGTCAGCCTGCCGCATCCGGACGCCACGGCGGCGCTGATTGCCGGTGGTTCGGAAATCAACTCGCACTTCTCCAGCCCGCCGTTCCAGTATCAGGCGTTGCAAAACCCCAACGTGCACAAAGTGCTGAGTTCCTACGACGTGCTCGGCGGTCAGGCCACCTTCAACGTGCTCTACACCACGGAAAAATTCCACGACGAAAATCCCAGGACCTACAAGGCGTTCTACGACGCGTTGGCCGAAGCGGAAAAAATCATCAAGGCCGACAAGCCCGCCGCCGCCCAGGCGTACATCCGCGTCGAACAGTCGAAGCTGCCGCTGGCGCTGGTCGAGCAGATCGTCAAAGACCCGGAAATCGACTTCACGGTGGTGCCGCAGCGCACGTTCATCTATGCCGAAAAATTGCAGGAACTGGGCGTGCTGAAGAACAAGGCTGACAGCTGGAAGGACTACTTCTTTGAAGAGGCGCACGGCGGCGCTGGGAGCTGA
- a CDS encoding SCO family protein, with the protein MTALLTRRKVLAGMGVLGLGLLAGCDTRGQLSYKYGKDLSDKILGRTFKLKNTDGETMTLSSFRGMMPMIFFGFTQCPAVCPTTLARAAQIKKLMGKDGDRLQVIFITLDPERDTPQILDAYVKAFDPSFVALYGTLEETQATAKEFDVFFEKVPAGDTYTISHTSTSYVYDSRGQLRMGLSVSLSAQECTEDLLTVMEVC; encoded by the coding sequence ATGACGGCTTTGTTGACTCGCCGCAAGGTGCTTGCGGGAATGGGCGTGCTGGGCCTGGGCCTGCTCGCCGGCTGCGACACCCGTGGCCAACTGTCGTACAAGTACGGCAAGGACCTGAGTGACAAGATCCTCGGACGCACCTTCAAGCTGAAGAACACCGACGGCGAAACCATGACGCTGTCGAGCTTTCGCGGGATGATGCCGATGATCTTCTTCGGCTTCACCCAATGCCCGGCGGTGTGCCCGACCACCCTCGCCCGCGCCGCGCAAATCAAGAAGCTGATGGGCAAGGACGGCGACCGTCTGCAGGTGATCTTCATCACCCTCGACCCGGAACGCGACACGCCGCAGATCCTCGACGCCTACGTCAAAGCCTTCGACCCGAGCTTCGTCGCACTGTACGGCACGCTGGAAGAAACCCAGGCCACCGCCAAGGAATTCGACGTGTTCTTCGAGAAGGTGCCGGCCGGCGACACCTACACCATCTCCCACACGTCCACCAGTTACGTCTACGACTCGCGCGGCCAGTTGCGCATGGGTCTGTCTGTATCGCTTTCGGCACAAGAGTGCACGGAAGATTTGCTCACCGTTATGGAGGTCTGCTGA
- a CDS encoding helix-turn-helix transcriptional regulator, which yields MNLTGSIRNMENPHFYWQLGELIASTGDDHFASNLFQLVDTLVPVNRVDLSEWTLDERQASVVEIKALGSAGLPQTFPPPDPLKSPDDHPLLQKMIEMNDSLLIQLKASLQPQHPQHSVHQCNLVSRTSNRRCVISFYRPHTQRVFSLPELSFLKSLSDTLLPLIERHAQLSRQIVAKQPRQPLADLEQAPLQQVFDERLALGGIVLSAREKEVCLGLLTGGTVPQLAEKLRVKSSSVETYLKRATAKLGVSGRHGLARWMAGA from the coding sequence ATGAATCTGACCGGCAGCATTCGCAACATGGAAAACCCGCATTTCTACTGGCAACTGGGGGAACTGATTGCCAGCACCGGCGACGATCATTTCGCCAGCAACCTGTTCCAGTTGGTCGACACCCTGGTGCCGGTCAATCGCGTCGATCTCAGTGAGTGGACGCTGGACGAACGTCAGGCCAGCGTGGTCGAGATCAAGGCGCTGGGCAGCGCCGGACTGCCGCAGACCTTCCCGCCACCGGACCCGTTGAAAAGTCCGGACGATCATCCGTTGTTGCAGAAGATGATCGAGATGAATGATTCCCTGCTGATTCAACTCAAAGCGTCGCTCCAGCCGCAACATCCGCAGCACAGCGTGCACCAGTGCAATCTGGTGTCCCGCACCTCTAATCGCCGCTGTGTCATCTCGTTCTACCGACCGCATACGCAACGGGTGTTTTCCCTGCCGGAACTGTCGTTTCTCAAAAGCCTGTCCGACACGCTGTTGCCGCTGATCGAACGGCACGCGCAGCTCAGTCGGCAGATTGTCGCCAAACAGCCGCGCCAGCCCTTGGCCGATCTGGAGCAGGCGCCGTTGCAGCAGGTGTTCGACGAACGTCTGGCGCTGGGCGGCATCGTGCTGTCGGCCCGAGAGAAAGAAGTCTGCCTCGGTTTGTTGACCGGCGGTACCGTGCCGCAACTGGCCGAGAAGCTGCGGGTCAAGAGCAGTTCGGTCGAGACCTACCTCAAACGGGCGACCGCCAAACTGGGGGTCAGCGGACGGCACGGTCTGGCGCGCTGGATGGCTGGGGCATAA
- the adeC gene encoding AdeC/AdeK/OprM family multidrug efflux complex outer membrane factor, protein MLRISLLSLAALLAGCSLIPEYQRPASPSAAQYPQGAVYPAPKPAAARTEDWRTLFNDPALQQLIESALVNNRDLRVAALNVEAFQAQYRIQRADLLPAVSANASESRQRMPPSVTRSKAMINSTYAVNLGVSAYELDFFGRVRSLSEQALQTWLATEQARRSAELSLVANVANAYLTWRADQELLELTRQTLAADEQSLRLTTRNREAGKSSALEQAQAQTSVDSSRANLARYKRQVAQDLNSLTLLVGAPVPEQLPAQPLASDLVQQLPAGLPSDLLQRRPDILQAEYKLKAANANIGAARAAFFPSVSLTASAGTSSRDLSGLFSAGSGAWTFQPQINLPIFNAGSLRASLDYSKLQKDVAVAEYEKSIQTAFQEVADGLAARSTYQQQLQAQRDLVQATQDYYNLAQHRYQNGVDSSLTFLDAQRSLFSSQQGLITDRLAQLVAEVNLYTALGGGWQANEALIQ, encoded by the coding sequence ATGCTGCGCATTTCCCTGCTGTCCCTCGCCGCCCTGCTGGCCGGTTGTTCGTTGATTCCCGAGTACCAGCGCCCTGCCTCACCGAGCGCGGCGCAGTATCCGCAAGGCGCGGTTTACCCGGCACCGAAACCCGCCGCAGCGCGCACTGAAGACTGGCGCACGCTGTTCAACGACCCGGCGCTGCAACAGTTGATTGAAAGCGCGCTGGTGAACAATCGCGATCTGCGGGTCGCTGCGCTGAACGTCGAGGCGTTTCAGGCGCAGTACCGCATCCAGCGCGCCGATTTGCTGCCGGCGGTGTCGGCCAATGCCAGCGAGTCGCGCCAGCGCATGCCGCCCAGCGTGACCCGCAGCAAAGCCATGATCAATTCGACCTATGCGGTGAATCTGGGCGTCAGTGCCTATGAACTGGATTTTTTCGGCCGAGTGCGCAGCCTCAGCGAGCAGGCGCTGCAAACCTGGCTGGCGACCGAACAGGCGCGGCGCAGTGCCGAGCTGAGTCTAGTGGCCAACGTCGCCAACGCCTACCTGACCTGGCGCGCCGATCAGGAGTTGCTCGAACTGACGCGCCAGACCCTGGCCGCGGATGAGCAAAGCCTGCGCCTGACCACGCGCAACCGTGAGGCCGGCAAGTCTTCGGCGCTGGAACAGGCGCAGGCGCAAACCAGCGTCGACAGTTCGCGAGCCAATCTGGCGCGATACAAACGTCAGGTGGCGCAGGATCTCAACAGCCTGACACTGCTGGTTGGCGCGCCAGTCCCCGAGCAACTGCCGGCGCAACCACTGGCCAGCGATCTGGTTCAGCAATTGCCGGCCGGGTTGCCGTCGGACCTGCTGCAACGGCGCCCGGACATTCTCCAGGCCGAGTACAAACTGAAAGCGGCCAACGCCAATATCGGTGCAGCGCGCGCGGCGTTTTTCCCCAGTGTCAGCCTGACCGCCAGCGCCGGCACTTCCAGCCGCGATCTGTCCGGCCTGTTCAGCGCCGGCTCCGGGGCGTGGACGTTCCAGCCGCAAATCAACCTGCCGATTTTCAACGCCGGCAGCCTGCGCGCGAGTCTGGATTATTCGAAGTTGCAGAAGGATGTGGCGGTCGCCGAATACGAAAAATCGATTCAAACCGCGTTTCAGGAAGTCGCTGATGGCCTGGCGGCGCGCAGCACTTATCAGCAGCAATTGCAGGCGCAACGCGATCTGGTACAGGCCACTCAGGACTACTACAACCTGGCGCAACACCGCTATCAAAACGGTGTCGACAGCAGCCTGACGTTTCTCGATGCACAGCGTTCGCTGTTCAGTTCACAGCAGGGGCTGATCACTGATCGTCTTGCGCAGCTGGTTGCCGAGGTCAACCTGTACACCGCGCTGGGCGGCGGCTGGCAGGCCAATGAGGCCCTGATTCAGTAG